The DNA window ACGGAGGAGACCGCCTTCAAAGTAGAAACGACCCTGATCGTTGTTCGACACATAGGTATCCTGATAAGCCCATAGACAAACATCCTTCATCATTGTCTTGTCAGAACCATCGTTGAGCACGATGTCTCGGCCACGCGAATCACCCATAGAGCTCTTCATAGTCAGATTTTGGAAATAGGTAGATGTAGCGGCCTTGTCTAGACGAAGAACATCGCCCTTACCTATACCTTCAAGAAGATTTGCCGTACCGGAACCATTGTTGCCCTCACCTTCAGGCACGGTATTGGTTATGACCACTCCTTCCATGCTTTCGCCGATTAACGAGATATTAGGTGTATTGATATATGTGGTGGGATCGGGATAAGCCTTGCCGTCGCTGCCGGTCTTGGTAGCTGTAGTGCTTGCGGGAATCTTATAGAAACCGTCGTGGATGAAGATGCGGAAACGCTTGGTCTTGTCTTCACGCGCACCTGCAGCCTTTATGGCAGCCACAAGTTCGTCTACATTGCTGACCTCTGCATCATAGAGAGCCTTGGCCACGACCGGACGCGTCTTGGTAGTGAAGCGGATCTTAATCTCGTCACTGATTGAATTGTCAGTAAGGTCCATCACACTGTTGGCGGGAAGTGTGAACGTGTAGTTGGTAGCGTAGGCAAGATTCTTGTACTGGAAAAGTATGGTCTTGCCTGACACCGAAGGCGTGAGCACCTTGTCGCCGAGAGTAGCCGTCGTTCCCTCCTTGACCTTCACCTTCTCGTCGAATGTAAGCACTATCTTGCCGTTAATCGAGGCCGACGAAGATCCATCCTCGGGAATAAACGAAACAAGCACAGGTGCCGTCCCGTCGTCAATAAGCTTGCTTGTTCCGAGGATGTAGCTTGCTCCGATACAAGCGCCGTCATTGTCAGACTTAGTTCCGTCAATTTCGGAATCACGGTCGGCAATCCAGCGGATATATACGGCTTTCTGATTGTTTGCCTCAGCGGGGAGATCAAACTCTCCGTCGGTCCAGTTCTTTGCTCCCTGCATGAAGAGAGTGCCCACAGTCTGCCAGTTTTCACCGTCAAGCGAATACTGCACATTGTATTTCTGATAGGCATTGTAGTTGTAGACCATAGCGGTGATTACCTTGAGGTCAGTGAAAGCCTCGGCATTGACCATAGTCTGCCAATAGTATTTTCCAAGACCGTCGGTGCGCCAGTTCACACCACCGGGACGCCCCTCATAGCCACCGGCCGAAGCACTCTTGTCGAGCCAGCCCTGCGAATTGCCCGCCTCGTCGCGAAGCACCAGAGCAGCAGCGTCATTGTCGGCCGCAGCGAAGTCAGCGACGCGTCCGTTGTTGCCCGCACGGTGGAAATCCCATCCGGCAACGAAGTCAATCGACGAGTAGCTTGCGGTAAACGACTTGTCAGCATCCATTACAAACTGTATTTCGCTCGATGACTGACCATCGTTCCAGTTAGTGAACGTTAGAATCGGGTTACTGCTTGCAGTGAGGGTCACGGTCGTGCCTTCCTCATACATGTTCTTTCCATCGACAACAGTCGGAGCAGGAGTCGGAGCGACCATGTAACTGTTAGCTCCACCCTCGACATTATAGTCAAGCGCGAATGTGCGGAGCGCTTCGAAATTAGCAATGATTTCCGAATTAGCGTCGACGACGTATGTGAACGAAGTTTCAGCCGACAGTTCCTTGCCTGCACCATCTGTCCAGTTGATAAATCTGTAACCGAAATTGCGGGCAGCCGTAAGAGTCACTTCCGTGCCGGCCTCATATTCCTCTGCCGAGGGATAGGCTGTCACCTTGCCTGCGCTCTCAATGTTCTGAGAAAGTTTGAGAGTGTATTTATCAACAGCCTCGACTGTTCCGTCAAGAATACCGTTGATACGGACATCGGAAACAAGAAGACCCTTGTTGTTGGCATAGCCATTGTTCATGACGAGACTAAAACCATCGCCTGAAGCAAGAGCCTTCTGCTGCTCGGGAGTCAGAGCGTATTCAAACTTGACTGTATATGAATCGAGAGAGCCTTTGGCATCCTCAGCCTGAGTCTTGTTGTTGCGGTGAGGAGTAATCGAGGCAAATTCAACAGATTCCCCGCCGGTGATCTCGCCACGGACAGTCACATCATTGCCTGTGCCATCAGTGCCGTCACGTCCGACATAGAAGCTGACGCTTACAGGAGTAAAGGTCAGCCCCTTGGCAGGCTTAACCGTCCACTTGATTATGTCAGACGGACCGTTGGCCGACGTAATGTCGACAAACTGTATGTCAGGGCACATAGTTGTGCTGATAACCTTTTTGAAAGTACAAACACCGATATCGAAATTAGCTATCGAGAAAGCTCCCTCAGGCATAGCCACGACATCTTCCATGAAACTTGATGAATTGAAGGCCCATACGACCGACGCATCCTGATTTTCGAAAGTAGTGCCGGCAAGGTCCTTGGGGACTACAGGCAGAAGCACCTGAATGTAGCGATAGTAAGATCCGTCGCCGATGACGAGATCAACGAACTCTGCCTTGCCCTGACAGGTGAAGGACGGATTCTTAGTGCCGTCGGCAATAGAAACGCCGTCGACAGTCGTTGTTGTCGGCGAATTGTATGCCTCGGTCGAAACTACAGCGCCTTTACATGACGGAACTTTAAACGTAGTTCCGGCATTCATCTGCGCCCAGTCATTCCAGTTGCCGTTGGCAATCTTGCCACCGTTGTTTGTGTCAAAGTCAAGTTTCACATCAATGATTTCAGTACCGATTTTGGCCTGAGCTACCCAGAAACCTGTGACATTCTGAAATCCCACTGTGGGTGCTCCGTTCTGACGCTGGAAATCCCACTTGATTGTGACGGGATCTTTGCGGTCAGCGAGCGCGACGGCGTTATCGACGAAAACAGGAGTCAGTGAGACAGGGGCGGTGACTGTCATAATCTCACCGATTTCATAGTTCTTGCTTCCGTCGGTCCAGCCAACGAGAGTCTTGCCATCCTGATACATGGTGAAGTTTGCCGGTATGGTGAAAGTCTTGCCAGATTCAACCTTCGCAGACTCGGGAAGGATGCCGGAATCGACATAGTCACCAAAACCGAATGAAACCTCATACTCGTCAAGGAGCTCAGAGGGATTGACCTTTTCAACTGCAATGTAGGGAGTGTAGCTTCCACCTGCTATCGTAAGGGTGGCGGCATTACCTTTATAGACAGCCGAAGCGATGTTTCCGGTCTTGTCATTGTGATAGCAGGCACCGGTGTTTGTATTGAAGGTGGCAACAGTTTCACCGTCGGCATTTTTGACAGTCACATCTCCACCCCAAGCGCATGTGCCCATAGAAATCCTCACAGGACCTTCGACAGTCACAGTAGAGCTGAAATTACCCCAGCCGTGCTCATTTGAATGAAATTTGCCTGATACCACAATTGCAGCGGAAGCATCGTCAGCTGCAACACGCGAAACAGCACCGTCGGCAGCGACGGCAACTCCGAATGTAGTCGATGACTTATCGGCAATCTCGCTATCGGTAAGCATGTTGCCATTGGTCAGATCCACTCTGATATCCTTAAACCCGGCACGCGCCGACTGGAATCCCAACAGGCACGCCAGAACAAGGACAACATTCCAAATTCTTTTTGTCATGAGTAGAAATTAATAATAATTGGTATTAAATTTATTGATAATAAAATAGTGATGTCACATCAAGCCACTTATTGTAATAAGCCATAAATCAGCTACTAAGCGAAAATGTCTCTGAATGCAAAACTACAACTTAATTCGCTAATATACAAGCGTTGAGCAAAGAAATATTAAAATATTTTAAAAATTCATGTCTGAATATATTTTACCGACATAAAAACTTTTGAAGACGGAAATAACTACTCAAAGTTAATCATACACAAAAGCGTTCAAGGCATTGCAAAGCATAAAAAACCGGTCCGTTCAATCTATCTAAGAAAGAACGAACCGATTTTTGAATTTTATTTTATCTTCCTTGGTTCAGGAAGAGTCAGGTCGACTGTTATGGAACAATTACATCATGCCGCCCATGCCACCCATACCGGGTGCGGGCATTGCGGGTGCAGGATTTTCTTCCTTCTTGTCTGCGATAACGCAAGATGTGGTGAGGAACATACCTGCAATCGAAGCGGCGTTCTCAAGAGCCACTCGTGTAACCTTTGCAGGGTCGATGACACCCGCAGCGAGAAGGTTTTCATAATTTCCAGTGCGGGCGTTGTAGCCGAAATCTGCGTTTCCGTCCTTGACTTTCTGAACGACCACAGCACCTTCCTCACCGGCATTGGCAACAATCTGGCGAAGCGGCTCTTCGATGGCACGGAGGACGATATTGATACCTGTGGTTTCGTCATCGTTAGCACCTTTCAGATTTTCGAGCGACTTCACGCAGCGGATATAGGCCACACCACCACCGGGAACGATACCTTCGGCGATAGCCGCACGGGTTGCAGAGAGAGCATCGTCAACACGGTCCTTCTTCTCCTTCATCTCAACCTCACTGGGAGCACCGATGTGGAGCACGGCAACACCGCCTGCGAGCTTTGCGAGACGTTCCTGAAGTTTCTCGCGGTCATAGTCGCTTGTGGTCTGCTCGATCTGAGTCTTGATCATAGCGATGCGCGATGCGATAGCCTCCTTGTTGCCGGCACCATTGACGATTGTGGTGTTCTCTTTGTTGACAGTGATTTTTTCAGCACGTCCGAGCATGTCAACAGTAGCTGTAGTGAGCTGCATGCCCTTTTCTTCCGAGATGACCACACCGCCGGTAAGCACTGCGATGTCCTCAAGCATTTCCTTGCGACGGTCGCCAAAACCGGGAGCTTTCACAGCACAAACCTTGAGCGAACCGCGGAGACGGTTGACAACAAGAGTTGCGAGCGCTTCCTGATCGACATCCTCAGAGATGATGAGAAGGCCACGGCCAGACTGTGCGGTCTGTTCGAGTACGGGAAGGATATCCTTGATGTTAGAGATTTTCTTGTCATAGATGAGAATGTAGGGACTTTCCATCACACACTCCATCTTTTCTGTATTGGTCACGAAATAGGGTGAGATGTAGCCACGGTCAAACTGCATACCTTCAACGATATCAACAGTAGTTTCAGTGCCCTTGGCTTCATCAACAGTGATGACACCCTCTTTCTTCACCTTCTTCATAGCCTCGGCGATTAGATGGCCGATAGCCTCGTCATTGTTGGCAGAGATACGGGCAACGTCCTCGATTTTCTTGAAATCGTCACCGACTTCCTCGCTCTGAGCCTTGATGCCTTCAACGACAACGGCAACCGCACGGTCGATACCACGCTTGATATCCATCGGGTTTGCTCCGGCAGCAACGTTCTTGAGACCGACGTTGATAATAGCCTGAGCGAGCACGGTAGCAGTGGTTGTTCCGTCGCCGGCATCGTCGCCGGTCTTGGATGCCACTTCCTTCACGAGCTGTGCGCCCATGTTCTGGAATGCATCTTCAAGTTCGATTTCGCGAGCCACGCTGACACCGTCCTTGGTGATATGGGGTGCGCCAAACTTCTTCTCAATGATTACATTGCGGCCCTTAGGACCGAGTGTCACTTTCACGGCATCGGCGAGAGCGTCGACACCCTTCTTGAGCTCTTCGCGAGCCTTTATATCGAATTTAATTTCTTTTGCCATTTTATTCTTAAAATCTAAGAGTTATCGTTTATAAAAATCCTCAAGGGATTACTATTTATCTTTCTGTCCTGATAATTCCTGAACGCAGAGAATTACTTTTCAAGAACGGCAAGGACATCGCTCTGACGCATGATGAGATATTTAGTGCCGTCAAGCTCGATTTCAGAACCTGCATATTTGCCGAAAAGGACTTCGTCGCCGGCCTTAACGACCATTTCCTCGTCTTTTGTACCGTTGCCGGTAGCCACGACTGTTCCACGAAGGGGTTTTTCCTTTGCCGTATCGGGAATGATGATACCGGCGGCTGTTACTTCTTCGGCAGGAGTGGGGCTAATCAGCACTCTGTCAGCTAATGGCTTGATATTCATAGTTTCTGATATTATAAATGATTATTATTGATTAATTTTTTAATTACTTTAAGGTTAGTCGGGTCACGCGACCCGTCGCCTCTGCTTCATGATATCGCATAAATCGTGCCAAAGGCAAGGATTGTCAGTCGCGACTGACAAAATGTCAATCAGGCAGACATGTGGACTCATGGCATAATGACAAGACCGGCACACAGCGCCGGCTATCTATATTCAGAAACATTTTAAAAGGCACGAAAGTTCAGGCTCTCAGTAAAAAGCCATCCGTAGTTGCCGACAACAACAATACAATGACATCACATCGGGTCTTGTATATACATATTTATAATAAGGAGGCAATATCCAGATCAGAGTACTGAAGCAATTGAAGAACGAGACTCTTCCATTAGCCTTGAAAGATCATGACCGTCAGTCGAAGGGAGTATGGGTTTATGTATTGTCAGATGGATATGTCCCGGGACAGGCAGTTTCTTGAATCGCGGAAGCACCTTGAATGCGCCGTCAATGGTCAGCGGCACGACAGGGAGATTAAATTCCACGGCAAGTCGGTAGGCCCGCGCTTGAACGGGCGCATCTCGCCGGTCCATGTCCTCGCACCTTCGGGAAAAACCACAAGCGACATTCCTCCACTCAGCAGGCGCTCGGCCCGCTCCATTGTGCGGCGAGTGGCGGCAGGCGATGAATTGTCGACAAAAATCTGCTTTGCCCAGCGGCATGCCCACCCGACAAATGGAATTTTCTGAAGACTCTGCTTCATCATCCAGCGGAAATTATGGCCGAGATAGCCGTAGACAGTAAAAATGTCGTAAGCCCCCTGATGGTTGGCTACGAACATATAGCTGACCTTTGAGTCGATGTTCTCGCGGCCACTGACGGTCACCCTGACAAACGCCAGCCAGCAAAACAGACGCGACCAGAGGATTTCAGGATAATATCCCCACCATCCGCCGAAACCGAGGCCGAACCAATGACTGTAGCGACGGCGGTGAGAATAGTCGCCACTATCAGAAGCGGACACATGATGACCACCTGATAGATGCGATAGAATATGAGCAAGATTGCTGGCATGTGCGTATGTTTTTAGAACGTCCTTAAAAGGTTTACATGGCGCTTGGGCCGTTTATTGCTCACAAAAATACACATAATTTCTAAAAGAGTCAAAAAATGTGTGGAATATCTCAGAAACACATCTGTCACGAAACAAAGAGGTTGATATTAGTTAAAGAAATTTTTCTTTAATTCTTGTAAAGACCGATGTTTTGACGTAACTTTGCACTATCAAGAGCACAATGCGCATCTTTGGCAATGCCGAACATAGAATTCCGGCCTTCGGGTCTCGGGAATCTCTCATTTTCCCATAGCACAATTTCATAAATCCAATCTAATAATTTCTAATTTCATTTCCAAACTACTATGTGGTTAACATGCTCATCTATAGGAAGGAAGTTCGTGATGGCACTCACGGGCATTTGCCTTGTCCTATTTGTCACGTTTCACTGTCTGATGAACGGAGTGGCTATTTTCTCGCCTGATGGCTACAACGCTATCTGTGCATTCCTCGGAGCCAACTGGTATGCTCTCGTAGCATCAATCGGCCTCGCAGCCCTCGCTATCATCCACATCTGCTATGCAGTGTGGCTCACCATCCAGAACCGCAAGGCCCGTGGCAATGACCGCTATGCAGTCGTTGCAAAACCCGCACAGGTTGAATGGGCTTCGCAAAACATGCTCGTGCTCGGCATCGTGATTCTCGCCTTCCTCGTGGTCCACATGATTCAATTCTGGGCCAAGATGCAGCTGGCAGAAATCCTCGGCGAGCACTTCCCCGATCCACAAAACGGCATCTACTTCATCAACGAAGCCTTCAAGCTCGTGTGGACACCCATTGTCTACATCATCGGCTTCATCGCCCTCTGGTTCCACATGAACCACGGTTTCTGGTCAATGTTCCAGAGCTGCGGATGGGACAACGACACATGGCTTCCGCGCCTCAAAAGCATCGGCTTCTGGTGGACAACCATCGTGGTTCTTCTCTTCATTGCCGAAGCTATCGTGTTCACAGTCCGTGCCCATAGCGGATGTTTCTAATCTCATCGTTAACAATCCCACATCACAGATATGGCAGACAACAAGAACCTTGAGGGTATGATCGACTCTACCCCCATCATGAAGGATTACGCCGACATCGAATCCTCCAAGCTTCCTGAATATCAGATTGATTCAAAGATTCCCGAAGGCCCTCTCGCCCAGAAGTGGACCAACTATAAGGCTCATCAGAAGCTCGTGAACCCCGCCAACAAGCGCAATCTCGACGTGATTGTCGTAGGTACCGGTCTCGCAGGTGCGTCAGCAGCCTCGACTCTCGGCGAACTCGGCTTCAACGTGCTCAACTTCTGCATACAGGACTCACCCCGCCGCGCGCACTCAATCGCAGCTCAGGGCGGTATCAATGCAGCAAAGGATTATCAGAACGACGGCGACTCTGTTTACCGCCTCTTCTACGACACCATCAAGGGCGGTGACTTCCGCTCGCGCGAGGCAAACGTCTATCGTCTCGCAGAGGTGTCAAACAATATCATCGACCAGTGCGTGGCTCAGGGTGTACCTTTCGCACGCGAATACGGCGGCCTCCTCGCCAACCGTTCGTTCGGTGGCGCACAGGTGTCGCGTACATTCTATGCTAAAGGCCAGACAGGCCAGCAGCTTCTCCTCGGCGCTTACGCTTCGCTCAACCGCCAGATCAAGAAAGGCACTGTGAAGTCGTTCAACCGTCGCGAGATGCTCGACGTAGTAATCATCGACGGCCGCGCACGCGGTATCATCGTCCGCAACCTCGTCACCGGTGAAATCGAGCGCTACGCCGCTCACGCAGTGGTGCTCGCTACCGGCGGTTATGGCCGTGCATTCTTCCTCTCGACAAACGCAATGGGCTGCAACGGTTCGGCCGCAGTTCAGGCATTCAAGAAGGGAGCTTATCTTGCCAACC is part of the Duncaniella dubosii genome and encodes:
- a CDS encoding pectinesterase family protein, yielding MTKRIWNVVLVLACLLGFQSARAGFKDIRVDLTNGNMLTDSEIADKSSTTFGVAVAADGAVSRVAADDASAAIVVSGKFHSNEHGWGNFSSTVTVEGPVRISMGTCAWGGDVTVKNADGETVATFNTNTGACYHNDKTGNIASAVYKGNAATLTIAGGSYTPYIAVEKVNPSELLDEYEVSFGFGDYVDSGILPESAKVESGKTFTIPANFTMYQDGKTLVGWTDGSKNYEIGEIMTVTAPVSLTPVFVDNAVALADRKDPVTIKWDFQRQNGAPTVGFQNVTGFWVAQAKIGTEIIDVKLDFDTNNGGKIANGNWNDWAQMNAGTTFKVPSCKGAVVSTEAYNSPTTTTVDGVSIADGTKNPSFTCQGKAEFVDLVIGDGSYYRYIQVLLPVVPKDLAGTTFENQDASVVWAFNSSSFMEDVVAMPEGAFSIANFDIGVCTFKKVISTTMCPDIQFVDITSANGPSDIIKWTVKPAKGLTFTPVSVSFYVGRDGTDGTGNDVTVRGEITGGESVEFASITPHRNNKTQAEDAKGSLDSYTVKFEYALTPEQQKALASGDGFSLVMNNGYANNKGLLVSDVRINGILDGTVEAVDKYTLKLSQNIESAGKVTAYPSAEEYEAGTEVTLTAARNFGYRFINWTDGAGKELSAETSFTYVVDANSEIIANFEALRTFALDYNVEGGANSYMVAPTPAPTVVDGKNMYEEGTTVTLTASSNPILTFTNWNDGQSSSEIQFVMDADKSFTASYSSIDFVAGWDFHRAGNNGRVADFAAADNDAAALVLRDEAGNSQGWLDKSASAGGYEGRPGGVNWRTDGLGKYYWQTMVNAEAFTDLKVITAMVYNYNAYQKYNVQYSLDGENWQTVGTLFMQGAKNWTDGEFDLPAEANNQKAVYIRWIADRDSEIDGTKSDNDGACIGASYILGTSKLIDDGTAPVLVSFIPEDGSSSASINGKIVLTFDEKVKVKEGTTATLGDKVLTPSVSGKTILFQYKNLAYATNYTFTLPANSVMDLTDNSISDEIKIRFTTKTRPVVAKALYDAEVSNVDELVAAIKAAGAREDKTKRFRIFIHDGFYKIPASTTATKTGSDGKAYPDPTTYINTPNISLIGESMEGVVITNTVPEGEGNNGSGTANLLEGIGKGDVLRLDKAATSTYFQNLTMKSSMGDSRGRDIVLNDGSDKTMMKDVCLWAYQDTYVSNNDQGRFYFEGGLLRGRTDFLCGKGDVYYNAVTLQMCEKGGYLAVPSNPKKYGYVFKDCEIVGEKDDIDGNYTLGRPWGKGTPTALYIDTKMTVKPSAIGWNEMSGGWPARFAEYNSMTSTGTVIDLSQRKKIFADSHENNPVLTKEEADAMSYEAVMGSDDDWDPASYTEQAPAPANVTLENGLLSWDNSDYVSCWAVCKDGKVIAFTIEPQFEVEVGRAGEVYSVRAANEMGGLGEAVAVGGATSAIDGISAEEAVVSTVYYNLQGIRVNEGTQGVLIKVDTLESGRTVTTKVVVK
- the groL gene encoding chaperonin GroEL (60 kDa chaperone family; promotes refolding of misfolded polypeptides especially under stressful conditions; forms two stacked rings of heptamers to form a barrel-shaped 14mer; ends can be capped by GroES; misfolded proteins enter the barrel where they are refolded when GroES binds) produces the protein MAKEIKFDIKAREELKKGVDALADAVKVTLGPKGRNVIIEKKFGAPHITKDGVSVAREIELEDAFQNMGAQLVKEVASKTGDDAGDGTTTATVLAQAIINVGLKNVAAGANPMDIKRGIDRAVAVVVEGIKAQSEEVGDDFKKIEDVARISANNDEAIGHLIAEAMKKVKKEGVITVDEAKGTETTVDIVEGMQFDRGYISPYFVTNTEKMECVMESPYILIYDKKISNIKDILPVLEQTAQSGRGLLIISEDVDQEALATLVVNRLRGSLKVCAVKAPGFGDRRKEMLEDIAVLTGGVVISEEKGMQLTTATVDMLGRAEKITVNKENTTIVNGAGNKEAIASRIAMIKTQIEQTTSDYDREKLQERLAKLAGGVAVLHIGAPSEVEMKEKKDRVDDALSATRAAIAEGIVPGGGVAYIRCVKSLENLKGANDDETTGINIVLRAIEEPLRQIVANAGEEGAVVVQKVKDGNADFGYNARTGNYENLLAAGVIDPAKVTRVALENAASIAGMFLTTSCVIADKKEENPAPAMPAPGMGGMGGMM
- a CDS encoding co-chaperone GroES; translation: MNIKPLADRVLISPTPAEEVTAAGIIIPDTAKEKPLRGTVVATGNGTKDEEMVVKAGDEVLFGKYAGSEIELDGTKYLIMRQSDVLAVLEK
- a CDS encoding lysophospholipid acyltransferase family protein → MEFNLPVVPLTIDGAFKVLPRFKKLPVPGHIHLTIHKPILPSTDGHDLSRLMEESRSSIASVL
- a CDS encoding lysophospholipid acyltransferase family protein: MSASDSGDYSHRRRYSHWFGLGFGGWWGYYPEILWSRLFCWLAFVRVTVSGRENIDSKVSYMFVANHQGAYDIFTVYGYLGHNFRWMMKQSLQKIPFVGWACRWAKQIFVDNSSPAATRRTMERAERLLSGGMSLVVFPEGARTWTGEMRPFKRGPTDLPWNLISLSCR
- a CDS encoding succinate dehydrogenase cytochrome b subunit, with protein sequence MWLTCSSIGRKFVMALTGICLVLFVTFHCLMNGVAIFSPDGYNAICAFLGANWYALVASIGLAALAIIHICYAVWLTIQNRKARGNDRYAVVAKPAQVEWASQNMLVLGIVILAFLVVHMIQFWAKMQLAEILGEHFPDPQNGIYFINEAFKLVWTPIVYIIGFIALWFHMNHGFWSMFQSCGWDNDTWLPRLKSIGFWWTTIVVLLFIAEAIVFTVRAHSGCF